The Syngnathoides biaculeatus isolate LvHL_M chromosome 1, ASM1980259v1, whole genome shotgun sequence region CGGACTGGTAAATCAAGTACGGGTCGGAAACGAAACACAATGAATGTGACCTTCAAAATAagcattgtttattttaaagcaaACGAATACACTATTTTATAGGTGGGAAATGGAAACATAAGGCTTAAATTTAAAACCAAACGAAATATGAAGGGCATAAATCTTAACTCAAACGGTTAAAACCGGGGAGTCGCTTTTTTGAGCTTTTGCTTCGAAGGCGGGATAGTGTCCTCTTGACAGACGCTTCCGGTGGGAGGAGGAGGGCAATCCCTGCTTCTATTTTTCTCCTCAGAAGGTCCACAGTcgagaacaaaaacaaactttaactaCGTGGGATGCTTGTCAACTCTCGATCACACGCTCGCACGCCGGAGGACGATCGGCGGATGGCGTCCAGCTGAAGagattctatttttctttttttgcaccttTGTTTTATTTCGGAAACGAACGAAGAGGGAAGGGCTCTTGTCAatctaaaagaaagaaagaaaaagcaacaacaacaaacaaaaacgccCGTTTGGGAAATTGAAGTTGCGTGTGAGCCAGTCCGCACTTTTAACCACGACAATGGAACTTTAAGATGTTGTCTCGACGCTACAATGTCGCTTTGACTTGCGTCTCCTTTGTTGCTGTCACGTCGTCAGGACGGTAAGCATGTGTTAAGCCCCACTCAAGAGCTTGACGAGCTTCGCCCCTGATCACataaacaatagaaaaaaaaaacccaaacaacaacaaaacagcaTGGGGGCCAAACAAAGCAATTCCGCGTACGACGGCAGAACCCGGGCATATTCCAGCTCCGACCTGCCGTCCGGGAACACCGGCGGAGGGGAGAGGTTCGCTGGTTTCAGGTACACCAATGGACCCGAGGGTCCCCGCATCAGGTACACGGGCGGGGGGCCCACCAGCTCTGGCCTCAGCATACCGGCCGGCGGCAGGCCGGGCTCGCACGCTCTCAATCAAAGTCTGGATGGCACAGATGGTGACGACGAGGGCCAGATGACCCCCGAGGGCCACAGGCTGCTAATAGGGTCCCTACCGGCACATCTGTCTCCACGCCTGCTGACAGGTAAGCTTCAAGATCAGATTGCTCCAGGTCCAAGTTAATTAATGTGCATTATGACATGTCAccggtcacatttttttttaattttctgcaaGTAAATGTGCaggaaaatatgaatatattgttcgtaggtgtgagtgtgattggtcgtttgtctccacgtgcctggagaccatttcagggtgtaactGCGCTTATCTCGGCCCCCAAAAAAACTCAGCTGCAAAAAGGCCcgagctcacccgtgacccaaAATGGAGACTCGCTATTCAAAATAAACCAGCGTGTATTTGTTTTGGGTCCGAATACGTCGGCTTCACAGTACTGAGAGGGCATCCGAGGTCGGGTGTTCCTGTGCCTTTTCTGCGGGTACGTGTagtcaataaatacatttttgaaaaacaaaacatgcattttagatttttttttttggtttaaattGTAATATTAAATGTGCAAGTAAATATTGTTTGTTTAGATGTGCCCTGTGGCCCTggcctggcgaccagtcccagCTGTCCCCTGCTTAtctgcccaaagtcagctgaggttAGCCACcgtaaccctaatgaggacaagcaagacctaggggaaaaaacattactatttttttttaggtaattgattttcatcccaaaattattccccccccccccccaagttacaaaaataaataaaataaagcacttTAAAGTCCTACTGCCCTCCCAAGCCAGGAATGGCAAataaatccactttttgatGATTTGCtaagtttgtattttattttttcaaatagaaatagtttttgtttgtttttagaataGCAGAACAAATAGAATGCCCTGCGGGGCTGCACATAGCCTATGTGCTGCATTTTTCCCACCACTACCTGCTATCCATAGTTCCCTTTTCAACACCCCTCCTCCAGTGCATCTTATCTTTACCATGCATGTGTCCTAACAAAGTGAACGTGAGCGTTTCTTAACAGCCCCACTTGCTTGAATTGTAATTTTCCAGCAGGGCGCACAGCACTTTACAGTACAACAGCCGTCGCCGTGTGACTGCGGCCACAGGTGGTGGTT contains the following coding sequences:
- the LOC133498312 gene encoding E3 ubiquitin-protein ligase ZNRF2-like, which produces MGAKQSNSAYDGRTRAYSSSDLPSGNTGGGERFAGFRYTNGPEGPRIRYTGGGPTSSGLSIPAGGRPGSHALNQSLDGTDGDDEGQMTPEGHRLLIGSLPAHLSPRLLTGFHCPVCSKFMASDEIEKHLLMCFSKSRLTYNKDILSRDSGECAICLEELEQGDTIARLPCLCIYHKGCIDEWFEVNRSCPEHPSN